A single region of the Camelus dromedarius isolate mCamDro1 chromosome 21, mCamDro1.pat, whole genome shotgun sequence genome encodes:
- the CD55 gene encoding complement decay-accelerating factor isoform X5, producing MSPARPRAPAVLRLLCGLTTRLLLLLLLRPLTVRGDCGLPPDVPNAHLALGDNTNFPEKSTVTYKCNEGFVKVPGKPDSAVCLTSKWSTVAEFCNRSCVVPTRLLFASLKKSYSKQNYFPAGSTVEYECRRGYRRDHTLSGNLTCLQDFTWSKPAEFCKKKPCPNPGEIKNGHVIIPDGILFGASISFSCDTGYRLVGADSIYCSLVENTVGWSDPLPKCQGASRVSEFRPTVQKSTTVTVPGTKAPSAPQKPTSVSSPATKSPPSPQKLTTVNVPATETPSTPRKHTTVNSSDIENPLNPQKHTTTNVPATETPSTPQKSIIITFSATKSPLTPQKLAIVNVPATETSSTPQKPIIITSSATKSPLTPQKPNMVNVPATEVPPTPQKPTKTNDSVAKPPNFPTPNTLSPAAQNPFKTNASATQAVPTTQKFTTAKASLTQNLRATRNSTALHPPVTKGFHTTQRLTSAHVTATKSPTVSKATTRFHTTSTSKGHKSPSSGASIIASGIVAATILIGILILVKTFWDYGKSGSYDTRENNKALNVRFQNVSD from the exons ttcctgaaaaaagCACAGTAACCTACAAATGTAACGAAGGCTTTGTAAAAGTTCCTGGCAAGCCAGACTCAGCGGTCTGTCTTACCAGTAAATGGTCAACGGTTGCAGAGTTTTGTAATC GTAGCTGTGTTGTCCCAACCAGGCTACTTTTTGCGTCACTCAAAAAGTCTTACAGCAAACAGAATTATTTCCCAGCGGGTTCCACTGTGGAATATGAGTGCCGTAGGGGCTACAGAAGGGACCATACTCTGTCAGGAAACCTAACTTGCCTTCAGGATTTTACGTGGTCCAAACCCGCTGAATTTTGTAAAA AGAAACCATGTCCTAATcctggagaaataaaaaatggtcATGTCATTATACCAGATGGCATATTATTTGGCGCGTCCATCTCTTTCTCATGTGACACAGG GTACAGATTAGTTGGTGCAGATTCTATTTACTGTTCTCTTGTAGAAAACACTGTTGGGTGGAGTGATCCATTGCCAAAATGCCAAG GAGCTTCTCGAGTATCCGAGTTCAGACCAACAGTTCAGAAATCCACCACAGTAACTGTTCCAGGTACCAAAGCCCCATCAGCTCCTCAGAAACCCACCTCAGTGAGTTCTCCAGCTACGAAGTCCCCACCATCTCCTCAGAAACTCACCACTGTAAATGTTCCAGCTACAGAAACCCCATCAACTCCTCGGAAACACACTACAGTAAATTCTTCAGATATAGAGAACCCACTCAACCCTCAGAAACACACCACTACAAATGTTCCAGCTACAGAAACTCCATCAACTCCTCAGAAATCCATCATAATAACTTTTTCAGCTACAAAGTCCCCACTAACTCCTCAGAAACTCGCCATTGTAAATGTTCCAGCTACAGAAACCTCATCAACTCCTCAGAAACCCATCATAATAACTTCTTCAGCTACAAAGTCCCCACTAACTCCTCAGAAACCCAATATGGTAAATGTTCCAGCTACAGAAGTCCCACCAACTCCTCAGAAACCTACCAAAACAAATGATTCAGTCgcaaaacccccaaatttccccACACCAAACACTCTCTCTCCAGCAGCCCAGAATCCCTTCAAGACAAATGCTTCTGCTACACAGGCCGTACCAACAACCCAAAAATTCACCACAGCAAAAGCTTCACTTACACAGAATCTTCGAGCAACACGAAACTCCACTGCTCTACATCCCCCAGTGACCAAGGGTTTCCACACAACACAAAGATTGACCTCTGCTCATGTTACAGCAACGAAGAGTCCAACTGTTTCCAAGGCAACCACGCGTTTTCACACAACAAGCACCTCAAAAGGACATAAAAGCCCTTCTTCAG gtGCTAGCATCATTGCATCTG GAATTGTTGCTGCTACTATATTAATTGGTATCCTAATTCTAGTCAAAACTTTCTGGGACTATGGAAAATCAGG CTCTTACGATACTCGTGAGAACAACAAAGCGCTTAATGTTAGGTTTCAAAATGTAAGTGACTGA
- the CD55 gene encoding complement decay-accelerating factor isoform X1, with translation MSPARPRAPAVLRLLCGLTTRLLLLLLLRPLTVRGDCGLPPDVPNAHLALGDNTNFPEKSTVTYKCNEGFVKVPGKPDSAVCLTSKWSTVAEFCNRSCVVPTRLLFASLKKSYSKQNYFPAGSTVEYECRRGYRRDHTLSGNLTCLQDFTWSKPAEFCKKKPCPNPGEIKNGHVIIPDGILFGASISFSCDTGYRLVGADSIYCSLVENTVGWSDPLPKCQEIFCPEPPEIDNGIILEKQESYAYRQSVKYKCMEGFTLYGERSIYCTVKDDQGAWSGPPPECRGASRVSEFRPTVQKSTTVTVPGTKAPSAPQKPTSVSSPATKSPPSPQKLTTVNVPATETPSTPRKHTTVNSSDIENPLNPQKHTTTNVPATETPSTPQKSIIITFSATKSPLTPQKLAIVNVPATETSSTPQKPIIITSSATKSPLTPQKPNMVNVPATEVPPTPQKPTKTNDSVAKPPNFPTPNTLSPAAQNPFKTNASATQAVPTTQKFTTAKASLTQNLRATRNSTALHPPVTKGFHTTQRLTSAHVTATKSPTVSKATTRFHTTSTSKGHKSPSSGASIIASGIVAATILIGILILVKTFWDYGKSGSYDTRENNKALNVRFQNVSD, from the exons ttcctgaaaaaagCACAGTAACCTACAAATGTAACGAAGGCTTTGTAAAAGTTCCTGGCAAGCCAGACTCAGCGGTCTGTCTTACCAGTAAATGGTCAACGGTTGCAGAGTTTTGTAATC GTAGCTGTGTTGTCCCAACCAGGCTACTTTTTGCGTCACTCAAAAAGTCTTACAGCAAACAGAATTATTTCCCAGCGGGTTCCACTGTGGAATATGAGTGCCGTAGGGGCTACAGAAGGGACCATACTCTGTCAGGAAACCTAACTTGCCTTCAGGATTTTACGTGGTCCAAACCCGCTGAATTTTGTAAAA AGAAACCATGTCCTAATcctggagaaataaaaaatggtcATGTCATTATACCAGATGGCATATTATTTGGCGCGTCCATCTCTTTCTCATGTGACACAGG GTACAGATTAGTTGGTGCAGATTCTATTTACTGTTCTCTTGTAGAAAACACTGTTGGGTGGAGTGATCCATTGCCAAAATGCCAAG aaattttttgtcCAGaaccaccagaaattgacaatgGAATAATTCTAGAGAAACAGGAGAGTTATGCGTATAGACAGTCTGTAAAATATAAGTGTATGGAAGGCTTCACCCTGTATGGAGAGCGCTCTATCTATTGCACTGTAAAAGATGACCAAGGAGCGTGGAGTGGCCCCCCACCTGAATGCAGAG GAGCTTCTCGAGTATCCGAGTTCAGACCAACAGTTCAGAAATCCACCACAGTAACTGTTCCAGGTACCAAAGCCCCATCAGCTCCTCAGAAACCCACCTCAGTGAGTTCTCCAGCTACGAAGTCCCCACCATCTCCTCAGAAACTCACCACTGTAAATGTTCCAGCTACAGAAACCCCATCAACTCCTCGGAAACACACTACAGTAAATTCTTCAGATATAGAGAACCCACTCAACCCTCAGAAACACACCACTACAAATGTTCCAGCTACAGAAACTCCATCAACTCCTCAGAAATCCATCATAATAACTTTTTCAGCTACAAAGTCCCCACTAACTCCTCAGAAACTCGCCATTGTAAATGTTCCAGCTACAGAAACCTCATCAACTCCTCAGAAACCCATCATAATAACTTCTTCAGCTACAAAGTCCCCACTAACTCCTCAGAAACCCAATATGGTAAATGTTCCAGCTACAGAAGTCCCACCAACTCCTCAGAAACCTACCAAAACAAATGATTCAGTCgcaaaacccccaaatttccccACACCAAACACTCTCTCTCCAGCAGCCCAGAATCCCTTCAAGACAAATGCTTCTGCTACACAGGCCGTACCAACAACCCAAAAATTCACCACAGCAAAAGCTTCACTTACACAGAATCTTCGAGCAACACGAAACTCCACTGCTCTACATCCCCCAGTGACCAAGGGTTTCCACACAACACAAAGATTGACCTCTGCTCATGTTACAGCAACGAAGAGTCCAACTGTTTCCAAGGCAACCACGCGTTTTCACACAACAAGCACCTCAAAAGGACATAAAAGCCCTTCTTCAG gtGCTAGCATCATTGCATCTG GAATTGTTGCTGCTACTATATTAATTGGTATCCTAATTCTAGTCAAAACTTTCTGGGACTATGGAAAATCAGG CTCTTACGATACTCGTGAGAACAACAAAGCGCTTAATGTTAGGTTTCAAAATGTAAGTGACTGA
- the CD55 gene encoding complement decay-accelerating factor isoform X2: protein MSPARPRAPAVLRLLCGLTTRLLLLLLLRPLTVRGDCGLPPDVPNAHLALGDNTNFPEKSTVTYKCNEGFVKVPGKPDSAVCLTSKWSTVAEFCNRSCVVPTRLLFASLKKSYSKQNYFPAGSTVEYECRRGYRRDHTLSGNLTCLQDFTWSKPAEFCKKKPCPNPGEIKNGHVIIPDGILFGASISFSCDTGYRLVGADSIYCSLVENTVGWSDPLPKCQEIFCPEPPEIDNGIILEKQESYAYRQSVKYKCMEGFTLYGERSIYCTVKDDQGAWSGPPPECRGASRVSEFRPTVQKSTTVTVPGTKAPSAPQKPTSVSSPATKSPPSPQKLTTVNVPATETPSTPRKHTTVNSSDIENPLNPQKHTTTNVPATETPSTPQKSIIITFSATKSPLTPQKLAIVNVPATETSSTPQKPIIITSSATKSPLTPQKPNMVNVPATEVPPTPQKPTKTNDSVAKPPNFPTPNTLSPAAQNPFKTNASATQAVPTTQKFTTAKASLTQNLRATRNSTALHPPVTKGFHTTQRLTSAHVTATKSPTVSKATTRFHTTSTSKGHKSPSSGASIIASGHACITLTVLLVMLATIG from the exons ttcctgaaaaaagCACAGTAACCTACAAATGTAACGAAGGCTTTGTAAAAGTTCCTGGCAAGCCAGACTCAGCGGTCTGTCTTACCAGTAAATGGTCAACGGTTGCAGAGTTTTGTAATC GTAGCTGTGTTGTCCCAACCAGGCTACTTTTTGCGTCACTCAAAAAGTCTTACAGCAAACAGAATTATTTCCCAGCGGGTTCCACTGTGGAATATGAGTGCCGTAGGGGCTACAGAAGGGACCATACTCTGTCAGGAAACCTAACTTGCCTTCAGGATTTTACGTGGTCCAAACCCGCTGAATTTTGTAAAA AGAAACCATGTCCTAATcctggagaaataaaaaatggtcATGTCATTATACCAGATGGCATATTATTTGGCGCGTCCATCTCTTTCTCATGTGACACAGG GTACAGATTAGTTGGTGCAGATTCTATTTACTGTTCTCTTGTAGAAAACACTGTTGGGTGGAGTGATCCATTGCCAAAATGCCAAG aaattttttgtcCAGaaccaccagaaattgacaatgGAATAATTCTAGAGAAACAGGAGAGTTATGCGTATAGACAGTCTGTAAAATATAAGTGTATGGAAGGCTTCACCCTGTATGGAGAGCGCTCTATCTATTGCACTGTAAAAGATGACCAAGGAGCGTGGAGTGGCCCCCCACCTGAATGCAGAG GAGCTTCTCGAGTATCCGAGTTCAGACCAACAGTTCAGAAATCCACCACAGTAACTGTTCCAGGTACCAAAGCCCCATCAGCTCCTCAGAAACCCACCTCAGTGAGTTCTCCAGCTACGAAGTCCCCACCATCTCCTCAGAAACTCACCACTGTAAATGTTCCAGCTACAGAAACCCCATCAACTCCTCGGAAACACACTACAGTAAATTCTTCAGATATAGAGAACCCACTCAACCCTCAGAAACACACCACTACAAATGTTCCAGCTACAGAAACTCCATCAACTCCTCAGAAATCCATCATAATAACTTTTTCAGCTACAAAGTCCCCACTAACTCCTCAGAAACTCGCCATTGTAAATGTTCCAGCTACAGAAACCTCATCAACTCCTCAGAAACCCATCATAATAACTTCTTCAGCTACAAAGTCCCCACTAACTCCTCAGAAACCCAATATGGTAAATGTTCCAGCTACAGAAGTCCCACCAACTCCTCAGAAACCTACCAAAACAAATGATTCAGTCgcaaaacccccaaatttccccACACCAAACACTCTCTCTCCAGCAGCCCAGAATCCCTTCAAGACAAATGCTTCTGCTACACAGGCCGTACCAACAACCCAAAAATTCACCACAGCAAAAGCTTCACTTACACAGAATCTTCGAGCAACACGAAACTCCACTGCTCTACATCCCCCAGTGACCAAGGGTTTCCACACAACACAAAGATTGACCTCTGCTCATGTTACAGCAACGAAGAGTCCAACTGTTTCCAAGGCAACCACGCGTTTTCACACAACAAGCACCTCAAAAGGACATAAAAGCCCTTCTTCAG gtGCTAGCATCATTGCATCTG gaCATGCATGTATAACACTGACAGTTTTGCTTGTGATGCTAGCTACCATTGGCTAG
- the CD55 gene encoding complement decay-accelerating factor isoform X3 produces the protein MSPARPRAPAVLRLLCGLTTRLLLLLLLRPLTVRGDCGLPPDVPNAHLALGDNTNFPEKSTVTYKCNEGFVKVPGKPDSAVCLTSKWSTVAEFCNRSCVVPTRLLFASLKKSYSKQNYFPAGSTVEYECRRGYRRDHTLSGNLTCLQDFTWSKPAEFCKKKPCPNPGEIKNGHVIIPDGILFGASISFSCDTGYRLVGADSIYCSLVENTVGWSDPLPKCQEIFCPEPPEIDNGIILEKQESYAYRQSVKYKCMEGFTLYGERSIYCTVKDDQGAWSGPPPECRGASRVSEFRPTVQKSTTVTVPGTKAPSAPQKPTSVSSPATKSPPSPQKLTTVNVPATETPSTPRKHTTVNSSDIENPLNPQKHTTTNVPATETPSTPQKSIIITFSATKSPLTPQKLAIVNVPATETSSTPQKPIIITSSATKSPLTPQKPNMVNVPATEVPPTPQKPTKTNDSVAKPPNFPTPNTLSPAAQNPFKTNASATQAVPTTQKFTTAKASLTQNLRATRNSTALHPPVTKGFHTTQRLTSAHVTATKSPTVSKATTRFHTTSTSKGHKSPSSGASIIASALTILVRTTKRLMLGFKM, from the exons ttcctgaaaaaagCACAGTAACCTACAAATGTAACGAAGGCTTTGTAAAAGTTCCTGGCAAGCCAGACTCAGCGGTCTGTCTTACCAGTAAATGGTCAACGGTTGCAGAGTTTTGTAATC GTAGCTGTGTTGTCCCAACCAGGCTACTTTTTGCGTCACTCAAAAAGTCTTACAGCAAACAGAATTATTTCCCAGCGGGTTCCACTGTGGAATATGAGTGCCGTAGGGGCTACAGAAGGGACCATACTCTGTCAGGAAACCTAACTTGCCTTCAGGATTTTACGTGGTCCAAACCCGCTGAATTTTGTAAAA AGAAACCATGTCCTAATcctggagaaataaaaaatggtcATGTCATTATACCAGATGGCATATTATTTGGCGCGTCCATCTCTTTCTCATGTGACACAGG GTACAGATTAGTTGGTGCAGATTCTATTTACTGTTCTCTTGTAGAAAACACTGTTGGGTGGAGTGATCCATTGCCAAAATGCCAAG aaattttttgtcCAGaaccaccagaaattgacaatgGAATAATTCTAGAGAAACAGGAGAGTTATGCGTATAGACAGTCTGTAAAATATAAGTGTATGGAAGGCTTCACCCTGTATGGAGAGCGCTCTATCTATTGCACTGTAAAAGATGACCAAGGAGCGTGGAGTGGCCCCCCACCTGAATGCAGAG GAGCTTCTCGAGTATCCGAGTTCAGACCAACAGTTCAGAAATCCACCACAGTAACTGTTCCAGGTACCAAAGCCCCATCAGCTCCTCAGAAACCCACCTCAGTGAGTTCTCCAGCTACGAAGTCCCCACCATCTCCTCAGAAACTCACCACTGTAAATGTTCCAGCTACAGAAACCCCATCAACTCCTCGGAAACACACTACAGTAAATTCTTCAGATATAGAGAACCCACTCAACCCTCAGAAACACACCACTACAAATGTTCCAGCTACAGAAACTCCATCAACTCCTCAGAAATCCATCATAATAACTTTTTCAGCTACAAAGTCCCCACTAACTCCTCAGAAACTCGCCATTGTAAATGTTCCAGCTACAGAAACCTCATCAACTCCTCAGAAACCCATCATAATAACTTCTTCAGCTACAAAGTCCCCACTAACTCCTCAGAAACCCAATATGGTAAATGTTCCAGCTACAGAAGTCCCACCAACTCCTCAGAAACCTACCAAAACAAATGATTCAGTCgcaaaacccccaaatttccccACACCAAACACTCTCTCTCCAGCAGCCCAGAATCCCTTCAAGACAAATGCTTCTGCTACACAGGCCGTACCAACAACCCAAAAATTCACCACAGCAAAAGCTTCACTTACACAGAATCTTCGAGCAACACGAAACTCCACTGCTCTACATCCCCCAGTGACCAAGGGTTTCCACACAACACAAAGATTGACCTCTGCTCATGTTACAGCAACGAAGAGTCCAACTGTTTCCAAGGCAACCACGCGTTTTCACACAACAAGCACCTCAAAAGGACATAAAAGCCCTTCTTCAG gtGCTAGCATCATTGCATCTG CTCTTACGATACTCGTGAGAACAACAAAGCGCTTAATGTTAGGTTTCAAAATGTAA
- the CD55 gene encoding complement decay-accelerating factor isoform X4 produces MSPARPRAPAVLRLLCGLTTRLLLLLLLRPLTVRGSCVVPTRLLFASLKKSYSKQNYFPAGSTVEYECRRGYRRDHTLSGNLTCLQDFTWSKPAEFCKKKPCPNPGEIKNGHVIIPDGILFGASISFSCDTGYRLVGADSIYCSLVENTVGWSDPLPKCQEIFCPEPPEIDNGIILEKQESYAYRQSVKYKCMEGFTLYGERSIYCTVKDDQGAWSGPPPECRGASRVSEFRPTVQKSTTVTVPGTKAPSAPQKPTSVSSPATKSPPSPQKLTTVNVPATETPSTPRKHTTVNSSDIENPLNPQKHTTTNVPATETPSTPQKSIIITFSATKSPLTPQKLAIVNVPATETSSTPQKPIIITSSATKSPLTPQKPNMVNVPATEVPPTPQKPTKTNDSVAKPPNFPTPNTLSPAAQNPFKTNASATQAVPTTQKFTTAKASLTQNLRATRNSTALHPPVTKGFHTTQRLTSAHVTATKSPTVSKATTRFHTTSTSKGHKSPSSGASIIASGIVAATILIGILILVKTFWDYGKSGSYDTRENNKALNVRFQNVSD; encoded by the exons GTAGCTGTGTTGTCCCAACCAGGCTACTTTTTGCGTCACTCAAAAAGTCTTACAGCAAACAGAATTATTTCCCAGCGGGTTCCACTGTGGAATATGAGTGCCGTAGGGGCTACAGAAGGGACCATACTCTGTCAGGAAACCTAACTTGCCTTCAGGATTTTACGTGGTCCAAACCCGCTGAATTTTGTAAAA AGAAACCATGTCCTAATcctggagaaataaaaaatggtcATGTCATTATACCAGATGGCATATTATTTGGCGCGTCCATCTCTTTCTCATGTGACACAGG GTACAGATTAGTTGGTGCAGATTCTATTTACTGTTCTCTTGTAGAAAACACTGTTGGGTGGAGTGATCCATTGCCAAAATGCCAAG aaattttttgtcCAGaaccaccagaaattgacaatgGAATAATTCTAGAGAAACAGGAGAGTTATGCGTATAGACAGTCTGTAAAATATAAGTGTATGGAAGGCTTCACCCTGTATGGAGAGCGCTCTATCTATTGCACTGTAAAAGATGACCAAGGAGCGTGGAGTGGCCCCCCACCTGAATGCAGAG GAGCTTCTCGAGTATCCGAGTTCAGACCAACAGTTCAGAAATCCACCACAGTAACTGTTCCAGGTACCAAAGCCCCATCAGCTCCTCAGAAACCCACCTCAGTGAGTTCTCCAGCTACGAAGTCCCCACCATCTCCTCAGAAACTCACCACTGTAAATGTTCCAGCTACAGAAACCCCATCAACTCCTCGGAAACACACTACAGTAAATTCTTCAGATATAGAGAACCCACTCAACCCTCAGAAACACACCACTACAAATGTTCCAGCTACAGAAACTCCATCAACTCCTCAGAAATCCATCATAATAACTTTTTCAGCTACAAAGTCCCCACTAACTCCTCAGAAACTCGCCATTGTAAATGTTCCAGCTACAGAAACCTCATCAACTCCTCAGAAACCCATCATAATAACTTCTTCAGCTACAAAGTCCCCACTAACTCCTCAGAAACCCAATATGGTAAATGTTCCAGCTACAGAAGTCCCACCAACTCCTCAGAAACCTACCAAAACAAATGATTCAGTCgcaaaacccccaaatttccccACACCAAACACTCTCTCTCCAGCAGCCCAGAATCCCTTCAAGACAAATGCTTCTGCTACACAGGCCGTACCAACAACCCAAAAATTCACCACAGCAAAAGCTTCACTTACACAGAATCTTCGAGCAACACGAAACTCCACTGCTCTACATCCCCCAGTGACCAAGGGTTTCCACACAACACAAAGATTGACCTCTGCTCATGTTACAGCAACGAAGAGTCCAACTGTTTCCAAGGCAACCACGCGTTTTCACACAACAAGCACCTCAAAAGGACATAAAAGCCCTTCTTCAG gtGCTAGCATCATTGCATCTG GAATTGTTGCTGCTACTATATTAATTGGTATCCTAATTCTAGTCAAAACTTTCTGGGACTATGGAAAATCAGG CTCTTACGATACTCGTGAGAACAACAAAGCGCTTAATGTTAGGTTTCAAAATGTAAGTGACTGA